From Arachis hypogaea cultivar Tifrunner chromosome 3, arahy.Tifrunner.gnm2.J5K5, whole genome shotgun sequence:
AACCACAATTTCATGAGGTGCAATCACAGGCACGGATGAAGATGCACCAATAGGTCTCGAACTAGAATAGGCTACCATTGCTGGAGTAtgggtattccggttcgaaccaccCGAGCTAGAGACCACATCTACAAGCTTTGCCAACAGCTCGGGTGTCTTGACCTCAAGAAACTGTCGACGACAATGGAACAAAACCTCCAAATCTTCATCACTCTCAATGACAAACGAATCGTATTTCACATCATCTCGCAAAACTGAAATCGGAATGTGATAGAATAACTTCTCAACCCGTTTCATGCCTTGCAACCCCAGTTTCTGTATTATAGAACTCAGGAACTCAACGAAGCTCATTGTAGGTTTCAAAAAAATATTGAGGGGATCCTTATCGGTAAACTTAATACCAAAATGTGTTTTTTTCTTAATCGACCCTCTATAGTGCACCAACACTAAAAAACTCTCTTCACTAGCCATTGTGTTTCACTCTAATGAAAGAAATTCACGTTCACACCATATTTACACACGTCGGGGGCTTAGTAATTTGAAACAGTCaatttcgaattatatatataattcaaaagagcctaattcgaattactatgtaaTACCTTCCATGAATAATTCGAAACACTTTGATTCGAACTGCTCTAACACAACATGCATGCATAATTTGAATCAAGCTGATTTGAACTACCCTAGAAGTACATGCATGCATAATTTGAATTGAGCAAATTCGAATTATGCTTCTCTATTAATTCGAATTGGTTTAGTTCGAATTACTCTTAGTTTTCCTAATTCGAATGAGTCTCATTCGAATTACATAATAATATGCTTTTGGGTAATCCAGATAACGTTTTTGTCTTTAGTAGAATTTTGTAATTTTCTCTTTCATTTGGTTTAATATCGCATTTTACCCTAAATAAAGGGTACATAGAGTTACCGAGTTACGAGTTCTAAAAATTGATTTAAATCAATAGTTGGAATTGTAAAtccataaaattgaccaaaaccaatgtatttgatatttatttttagcCATTAAATTACTATGTATActaaaaaatttcgaaatatcGACATTTATTTAAATGGATGAGTTAATTGACCATTCAATCAATTCCAATTGATTAGATCCAATCATAATATTTAACTGAATTTATTTTGACATAAACCTAAATTAATCTAAAATAAATCTATTAAATTGAATTaacctaatttaaaattaatatatataaattcgagtttatagaataaattaataatttaaaaaaattaacaaatactatattatatttataataaaataaaggatTAAGTACTTTTTTCATCTCTAAGGTCTAAgaccaaaatcaaaatcgtccctgacctttttttgttattaaaatcatcctcaacgttataaAACGTAATAAAATCATCCTTTTCtacttcaattttaattttttttactaaattacccttaataattaataaaaataatattaaaaaataaaaacaaaacacccCTTCCCCTAACCCACCCACCCCCTATCTCTTCACTTTCTTCCCTCCCCAtctccttcctcctttccctcttcGGAACTCCCCAACACTAAAGAAGTCCTCTCAGAGACGCCCAAATGGAACCCACCACCCACCTTCTCCAAATTCCAACCCCAACAACCCCACGAACCCAAAACCTTCCATACAAAGAACACCAACATGATGAAGAATTACGAGAACGACGATACTGATGCATTATTTGCAACAACAGGCACCACCAAACCCCAAGAGATCTCCCAACTCTCTGAGAAAGTTTGCAGTTTGAGCGAGAGTGTCTCCGCCACAACCTTCAACAAACAAGATACGCGCCAAAGGATAGTAAACAGATCACCCGCCAGAATACAGAAAAATTGCTCCTTTTCCAGTGACTTCGCCGCCAGGACGGTCGGGAAGTCTCCAGTCAGGAGGTCAGAGCAGTCTCCAACGAGGAGGAATGGTGGGTCAGTGAGGCTTGTTTAGAGCAGGGACCAAATGGGGAACGGATTATCGAGGAACCAGACTCGCTGCCGTGACACCGATGAGAATTCCACCCGGCGTTCTAGGTCTCCGGCAACCCAAATCGACAACATAGCAACTAGATCTGTCGTGGGTCGGAGCACATCTAAGAGGAGAGGAACAAATTAGTCCCTTGCAAAGGTGAGACAGGCCGCTACATCGGCAGTTGAGAGTGGTGACCGAAAAATGGATAATCCGGCCATGGAGGAAGGAAAGTGGTCATCTTCAGCTAAAAATGAGTCTCTGGAAGGGGATGGAGGAGGAGTTGGAAGAAGAAGATGGGGAGGAAAGAAGGTGAAAAGATATCTGGGAGGAGGGGAttgttttgtttttgattttaatattatttttattaattattaaggataatttagtaaaaaaaaattaaaattgaagtagaaaatgatgattttataacattttataacgttaagaatgattttaataataaaaagtcagaaacgattttgattttgatctcagacgttaaaaacaaaaaaagcatttaactctaaaataaattattttagaataaaaatattaactaaaatataaagatataatattttattattaattttgctgtaaaatatatattttaattataaaataaaactttaaacCAAACTGAATCATCTAAAACATGACACAATCTCAATCAAAAAATAATcctaaataagaaaataaaaaaatcttaaaatcaacacttttattaaaatttaatcgacacttaaccaacaaaaaaaagtaatcctacaccattaaaaatactagcaataactacaaattacaaaaagtTGGCCAAACACTCTTCAAAAACAAATccaaatctaataaaatatacttTGGAACCGAGTAGAGTCGGGTATTGAAATATTGAACACCCCTTACTGTGAGCAAAGCAACGGGGTTTCGGGtttagaaaagaaaaaccaagcaAAATAAGACCGACGAGAACCctaaatcctaccctcttctcccaGTAGCGGTTCCTTCTTCCCTTCGTCCTACGCAACGCATTCCCCTTCGCTGTCGTCGTCTCCTTCCGGTCGCCGGCGTCGCCTCCGTTCCGGTAGGCCCTCTGCTCCTTTTTTAATCCCTTGCTGTGTTGCTCATTGTTGCCGCTATGTTGTGTTGTCACTGCTGTGTtaattgttcttcttgttggttaTTAGAGTTAGCTttagttatgattttttattCATGCGATTATGAAACTTTGGTTGATGATTTACTTTTAAGTTCAAACAAGAAGCTGCCTCTTAGAGAAGCTTCCAGAGTGTGCAGAGAAGGAGCAAGATGATTATCCCAGTCCGTTGCTTCACCTGTGGAAAGgtgattttctcttcttccttgcATTTCAACACACTattgttctttctttttcacGCTTTCAGGGTTTATTTAATAAGTCTTTGGATAATTGGTGCTCAATTTTTGTTTATAGGTTATCGGAAACAAATGGGATGCATATTTGGACCTTCTTCAGTCAGATTACTCTGAAGGGTCAGTTTTGCCCTCTTTCTTCATACTTTCAATTCCTAGTTTTCTTCGGTTAGGGTTTATAGCCTGTATATTTTATTACTGTTGCGACTGCcttattatatatgtaatatGTTACATCTTATAATCCTGTTATTGATTTTGTATTGCTATGTTATTCATTGCTAAAATTTGAATGTGGGGTTACTAATTACATACTTGCATATGCTGAGCCGAGTTAGATAGAaagattgattttattttattttttgtggtgACTTGAACGGCTGAAGGGTTGTTTCACTTGTTTGTCTatctaattagttattaatttattggaTCTAACATGCTTGGCAAAACGGTAGTATGAGTAGTCAATGGTTTAGGATGGATGGTAAACAAATCCTGATTAGTTATGGTCTATTCAGAAGCTATTTGATTGTTGTACATTATTTTAaccttttcaattcaacatgCATTTTCCTATGTTCAATATGTGAAATCTGGTATTGCTTTTTCAGTTTTCCTTAACTGCTGATGGTATtttagttgattagttaggtCTAATAGGGTTGCCTTAACATCACGGATTGCAGAGATGCGCTGGATGCTTTGGGGCTGGTTCGTTATTGTTGTAGGCGTATGCTTATGACGCATGTTGACCTCATTGAGAAGCTCCTGAATTACAACAGTAATGTGTCTCTCTCTATAGTGtcattgttttttgtttcttctattcatGCCCATTTTCTAACTTAGCCTGTTTTGTACTTGATGTTGCCTTTGGTTTCAGCTCTTGACAAGTCTGATCCCAGTTAAAAATGATGTATGGAATTGGGTGCGCATGTCATTCTTCCGAATCACATGTCTATTATTTTAGATTTTACTTCTTGAACATACCTgttctttctttttgttgttgttgtgacTGGCATATAAACTCCTCTGTAGATTGCACAGTGGCCTAAAGTTCTATGCCTCTTTTGCAGACTAGCTTAAGTGCTTTTTTTGTTTCATCTattgttttctcttttattacacAGTCCTACCTTTCTCTCTCTAACATGAAAGTGAAAGTGCATAAAAATTTTCCACAATTGAATGGAAGGGGAAGTTTCCATACAGAAAAAAGggggggagggggggggggggggtaaaGTGGCATCTTAAGATTTATCTTTCATGAAAACACAGCAAAATTAATTgaccaatgaaaaaataaaaggatCTTCTCCTCTcaactttctttctttctgtgCTTTCTGTTTTTTGGATTTTAGAGTTTTCCCATGATCAAGGATCAATAATCACTCACTAGCATGAAAAACTAATGCAAATATTATACTACTAACTATCATGATTTTCATTGCCACTTCCAAGTAAAAACGACTTGTATTTGACGATGGAGATTTTTGTTCCTACTCTGAAAGGTTAAAAAAATGGCCTTATTTTGGCTTGTCTCCATATAAAACAACTCCAATCGAACCTGTCATTGAGCACAAACAAAGCTGTGTGTTTTGACTCACGGAAACTTTTGCCTTTCCACATTACTTTAGGAAAACTATATATAAAGTTGAAAGCTATTCACACCAGTTTCAATGAGGGTAAAAATTACACTATAAATCGAGAGAGTGAAATTGAGCTTATGAGTACAGCAGCACCCAAATAGGCATATCTCATAATTGTTGGATGTAGTATTACAACCTCAAGAAAAGGACTAGTACTTTTGAAGTTTGAACTAAATAAGGGTTAGTCAAATATCATATCATTAAGCCATCTAGTGTGACACATTGAGGTGTCACTGTTGTCTATTGATGTTGGATTCAAATGTTTTCACCCCCCCCCCTTCTAATTCCATGCATACTTTGTTTCATATTACCCTTAAAATTGTGATTGGCCTTCCCACTCTGTTTGATATGGATTAAATTTCcattttggtttttgaaattaaCGTCATTATCCATTTTAGTTCCCGGAATTCAAAATACCTTATAGTGGTGCCCTAGATACACGTCCGGACATTATTTTAGTTTCTCAATTCTTTATGGTGTTGAGTCGGTGAACGAAATACTGAGGTAGCGAAATCTTGCCACGGTGAACACTACAACGACTAACTGATGCGGTAAGATTTGTTTTTGAATCCAGTGTAGTTCCTAAaactctaatttattctcattattTATCTGAGTGCCAGTCTTTTCATCCTCTTTTTCttatattctttttcttctttttccacaaatttaaattttcattcCATTCAAAGATTCATTGCAAATATTGCTGATTTAGTAGATATTGATGGTCAAATGCGATGCTACGTGGTGGTGAGGATTCAGTTACTTCCCACTTGATTGCATTGCTTGTCCATCACACCCTCACCTCATTAATTAAACTATCCCATCGAATGTGAACTCATTCGCATGTTGCCCAACACGTTTTATTTTCGTACTCCCATATCATTAGGGGTGGTAGGAAGTAAGGTGGAGTAGAGTTTGGATCTAACCTTAATTCtaagttaaaatttttatataaactcaattttattttatccgTGAGTTTATGATATCCCAACTTTAACTTTATCCGTTCTTAGTTTGTGGATATCCGATCCTATctacaaattacaaaaagatacaatattattatataacttaatgataatttaaaatagaactaatttttatttaaaaaaatattaaattattaattaatgaagaaTCTTGCATTTAGTAAGACTGTGTGAGAGGTCTTTAGTTCAACATctatttgaaatatatttttatataagtatataacatatacatacataGGGTGTGAGTTGATCGAGTAGAGTTGAGATTTAATCTACACCCTATTCAACCCGTACGAAATTCCTATCTGCACCCTACTCTATTCACTGTGAATTGAAGTGACAATCCTATCTGACTAAATTAAGTCAAGTTAAGTATTTGTCTCTATTCACTGTGGATTGAATTGGCAATCTTACCCGACTAAATTAGATCAAGTTAAGTAAGTTAAGTATTTGTAGACAAAGTGCATATTACCACTCTTACATATCAtgcaaattgataaaaaaaaaaaaacaagagataaagaaagaatgaaatattTATGTTGGACTCCAAATTAGGCTTGAAATAGCTTTTCTGTAACAGCTTTTTGTTGCAAACCTTCTGTGCCATATTTTGTTCATAAATTTATCcagatattcttttttttttttctttttaagttttataaaatgggtcttttgaatttaaatttgtgaaagaagaaaaagaaaataaaaaagacaagAAGAAGGAAGGAGGAAGATAAAAAAGATTGGAACccctataaataataaaaataaattagagttTTAAAGGTTACATTGTGTCCAAAAATAAATATTGTCACGGCTAGCTGTTGTAGCATCATCATGGCAAGATTTTGCCACCTACCTGAATATTTCGTTCGTTGATTCATTACCAAAAAAGGTTGAAGGACTAAAATGGTGCCCCAACCTATATATGCGAtatcattataaaaaattatgaattttatAAATCAAAATGAATAATTACATAAATCTCAAAGaccaaaataaaaattgaattcttTTATATGTTAAACATGGAATAGCCTCCGAATTTCCAATTAGGAACGACGATCTATAATAGAAGTTCATTTCTTGATGGCGTTCGAGAAAAATATTGCTTCTATTAACCAGCTTGCAACTTGCATGGTCTAATTACAGATTTCAATCAAACTCTTTTTTTCATGGAATTAAGATCTCTTAATAGAAAATTTATAAGCACCGTTATAAAAAATGTCTAGATTAACAGAGGACAACCTAAAACCGTTATGGCTATACCTCTATTGAATTCATataattaataacaaattaacaatcattcacaacattatttaaaatttaaataaaataaatcataaacttaaaaaataacttCTAATGAAAAGCAGTAGAAATATTTACACATTACAACCCTTATTAGCACTATAACCTTTAGGTAACCTTTTTGTTTTGAGGATCATCTGAAATTGATGAGATTTGGGTTTGAACCTGAGATTCAATCTCTTTTTGATAAAAATTTCGATGTCTTCACCTAATGAGATAAAGTCGCTTGAAGTCTTTAAGTGAGGATGAAAAATGGTATCTGCAAGAGATTTTGATGTTTAAGTTAGTAagaatttttagataaattttataaattagaattcaaaaatacCTGTGTATGATGGAATATTTATACAGTAGGAGTGATAGCCTTACTATCTTTTTATAACTTATCAGCCTATAACCATGGGTGGTTACTTCCCTCTTTTGTGTAGGGGTTGTTGAAATTCCTTATTTGAAATAATAGGCTAATTTGTACGGATGCATGTTGGTACAGCTAAGACCTTGATGTACAAGTAAGGTTGGGTCGTGGCTAAAGGATCCAAGCTTCATCAGGTCGGGCATATTTGGTATAGTGGACCTAAATTCTTTGTAGATTGGGCCTTATTCATTTTGAAGCTGGTTCTCTTTTCAAGCTAGGTTATGAACAATACCCCTACTCAAAGTTGAGTTAGATAAGTCGGACTCGAGTAATAAGATAGACAAATTGTATTTGACGTTGGCATATTGAACAAGTCATATGATTAGGTATAATCTAGTCATTATGCAAGTCGGTTTCTCGACGTGATTTTATCTTAAAAGATCGGTTGATTcgatatgattttgaattgatgtGACATTTTGCACTTCTATAACCGTTTATGTATCTTTTGGTCTTCTCGGTAACTGTGCAGCATTTAATGCATAGTAATTTTacctttttattcttatttataacTATAAAAGCTtgacttttcttcttcttccttattttttttatttcttcttcgtgCAAAAACTCTACTATTTTCTCTAAAATTGTTTTCTCCAAACTCCCCTTTCCTTAAAAATTTAGTTATTCATTGAAAATCACTTGATCGTTCAAGTCtttctataaattttttgtgtcacCTTTTTTTGAAATTACATTTGTAGTGCCTTCCTGATCGTTAAAGTTAGTGTTTTTCCTCTATCAATTTTCAATTCTTCTTGTTTCTTAATTGCTTTTCTTGCATGCTACTATAGATTTATTGCATATTGACAGTTACGgtatgattttgattttaaaaattatttttaagaatattatttttaaaagagtGAATACTCATTCCAATCCCTTATAATTTCTTTAAAAGACTATAAGGCccctaataaaaaatatctatttcgGTCCTTGATATTTAATTTCGTGAAACTGGTTAGCCCTTCTGTTAATGATCTCTTTTTAAAATATGCTTATGTCAATCACTAATATATcctctattaatttttttataagtaaaaacaaTTTAAAAGTCACTAATAAATTTAATCAATGTATTTGAAaaagtaacaaaaaataaataaaaaattaaacgacTCTAACAGTTATCCCTAAAAGATAATGAGATTCCAACAAAAAAGAATTTGTCAATCTTAATTTGTTCTTAAGAGACAAATCAACTATTTAATATGTCATGTAAGCTTATTCTATTAATATAGAGAGAATATTGACAGATGGGCTAACCAGTCTCACAGAAATAAAGATCAAGGgccgaaaaaagatatttttttattgaggACCTCATTATCTTTTGAGATAATTGTCAAGGgctgtttataatttttttaactttttgaaaatatgatttcTAAAATGTTTATTCCTGCAACTTCTTGTTGCTATTGTTGTCTTGTTGTATAATTTTGTGCCTTAGAAATCAGGGATCAAGAGtctattttttaggtttttcgaATTTGTTGTAGTGCACGATGCTTTGGTACTGAAAGCTTGGTCTATGTTGTGTTTGGATTGGAAAGTGAGGAGGATATGAGTTGTATGGAGGTCAAGTTTAGGCATAGAATTGATGTGGTTGAACATTGTTGACTTGATGGTGTGAGGTATTTCTAAAAGTAAGTGTTTGATATGGAAGAAAATATGGTATAAGACTTTGATAAGAAACTACTAAAGGCCTCGGAGAAATTGTCAAACTTTCGGAGATAATAGGGGATTGGTGTTTCACAAAATTCACATATTTATCTTTCTTCTTTGAATGAAAACTCTTTTTGACATGGTTATCATCATTGCCAATGGGTAGTTTTCCAACTTTCGACAACATTTCAATTCTTTCTTCAACTGTTATGAGTTCTGAAAATGTTTTATATGTTGCTCCCACCATGACTCTAATATATGAAGATTCCGTCCCCAAGAAGTATGAACATGTTTCTGATTCAGTAAAAGGAGGTTGTACAATTCTTCATTGCtgaccaagggcatgggaggtggggtatcttcttctttaatctctatgTCAAGTCTAATGGGAAAGGATTCAATTGTAAATAgaaactcatcaatgattgaatccatcccttgatcaacctcttcaaagtcttcaaccatgatatgccttggaggttgta
This genomic window contains:
- the LOC112789935 gene encoding DNA-directed RNA polymerase subunit 10-like protein, whose translation is MIIPVRCFTCGKVIGNKWDAYLDLLQSDYSEGDALDALGLVRYCCRRMLMTHVDLIEKLLNYNTLDKSDPS